The following coding sequences lie in one Pseudoalteromonas sp. Scap06 genomic window:
- a CDS encoding NAD(P)/FAD-dependent oxidoreductase, which produces MTHLDVIVIGAGAAGLMCAAQAGYRGRSVTVLDMGKKPGRKILISGGGRCNFTNENASPNNYLCTNPHFVKSCLSRYTQHDFVELVDRHGLAYHHKTLGQLFCDNSAQDIVDILLTECEWAGVTIKLRSEVLNVAKTATGYSVTTEQETLTCESLVVASGGLTMPKLGATPIGYKIAEQFGLKVLPTMAALVPFTLHQHDKERFEGLSGISIPCEVASEDGTVFKENILFTHRGLSGPAILQISSFWRAGQAVTINLLPELDLKQQLADWRETQAQKSLKNSLATILPKRFVEILHNSKAIPDCNINQLTHSQIDALADYIHAWQIKPNGTEGYRTAEVTLGGVDTDELSSKTFEAKKAKGLYFIGEVTDVTGWLGGYNFQYAWSCGFAAGQYA; this is translated from the coding sequence ATGACTCACCTTGATGTGATAGTGATCGGTGCCGGAGCTGCAGGTTTAATGTGTGCAGCACAAGCAGGATATCGCGGCCGAAGTGTTACAGTGCTTGATATGGGTAAAAAGCCAGGACGTAAAATTTTAATTAGTGGTGGCGGGCGATGTAATTTTACTAACGAAAATGCGAGCCCTAATAACTATTTATGCACTAATCCCCATTTTGTAAAGTCGTGCTTAAGTCGTTATACCCAACATGACTTTGTAGAGCTTGTAGACCGACATGGTTTGGCGTATCACCATAAAACATTGGGACAATTATTTTGTGACAATAGCGCACAAGACATTGTTGATATTTTACTAACCGAATGTGAGTGGGCTGGCGTTACAATTAAACTACGCAGCGAAGTGTTAAATGTAGCTAAAACAGCAACAGGTTACAGTGTCACAACTGAGCAAGAAACTCTGACCTGCGAGTCGTTAGTTGTCGCATCGGGCGGTTTAACTATGCCTAAACTTGGCGCGACGCCAATAGGTTATAAAATTGCAGAGCAATTTGGTTTAAAGGTATTGCCGACGATGGCTGCTTTAGTTCCCTTTACCTTACATCAACACGATAAAGAGCGTTTTGAAGGGCTTTCTGGCATTAGTATTCCTTGTGAAGTTGCAAGCGAAGATGGTACTGTATTTAAAGAGAATATTCTATTTACTCACCGCGGCTTATCCGGGCCTGCCATATTACAAATAAGCTCATTTTGGCGAGCAGGTCAGGCGGTGACGATCAATTTATTACCTGAACTCGATTTAAAGCAACAGCTAGCCGATTGGCGAGAAACGCAAGCGCAAAAATCGTTAAAAAATAGCCTCGCTACTATCCTTCCTAAGCGTTTTGTTGAAATACTCCATAACAGTAAAGCTATTCCTGATTGCAATATTAATCAGCTAACGCATAGCCAAATTGATGCGCTTGCTGATTATATTCATGCGTGGCAAATTAAGCCAAATGGTACTGAGGGTTACAGAACCGCAGAAGTGACTTTAGGTGGTGTAGATACCGATGAGCTAAGCTCAAAAACATTTGAGGCTAAAAAAGCCAAAGGTTTATACTTTATTGGTGAAGTGACCGATGTAACGGGTTGGCTAGGAGGCTATAATTTCCAATACGCGTGGAGCTGTGGATTTGCCGCTGGGCAATACGCGTAA